The sequence TCGCGAGGTCTGGCCGCAGGCTAACCAGGGGCGCGGAGCCCACGGCCCTGACGGCCCCCGCCCCGCGCAGGCGCAGTACTACGGAGAGATCGGCATCGGGACGCCCCCGCAGTGCTTCACCGTCGTCTTTGACACGGGCTCCTCCAACCTGTGGGTCCCCTCAATCCACTGCAAGCTGCTGGACATCGCCTGCTGTGAGTCTCCGCGCGGCCTCGTGCAGCGGGGGTGCGGGCAGGGGGACGGGGCCCGGCCGCCACCTGGCAGGGAAgcaagccccccaccccgggccccgGGCCTTCGGTGGCCCTGCCTCGGCCCCTGTCGGCCACTGACGCGTCTCGGCCACACCGGGTGGGCCTGGCCCCGCCGCCCTGCCCCAGGGCACCCCACTTTCCAGGGGAACCCGTTCACGGCAGCCTAGCTTCGCGTCCTGGCTGGGACCGTGGCGGCAGAGGATGGGGCAGGGCAGGCCCGACCACTGCCGGCCGACACCGAGCCTGGGGTCACGGGTCTGGCCGACACCAGCGGGTGGCCTGGTGGGGGACTCCACGGCGGGCCGGGCGGCGGCTGACGGGCCTCGGCCGCGCAGGGATCCACCACAAGTACAACAGCGGCAAGTCCAGCACCTACGTGAAGAACGGCACCAGCTTCGACATCCACTACGGCTCCGGCAGCCTCTCCGGGTACCTGAGCCAGGACACCGTGTCGGTGAGTCCCTGCTGACGCTGCCCCTGGGCCCCGGGGCGCTCCGACGGCGTGGTGACAGCCCCCCAGGGCAGGGCCTCTGAGGCGCGAGCAGGAgcgtggcgggggggggggggttggctcGGGGCTCGGGCAGCGGACCCGGTGCTGTGCGTTTCTGGGTTACGTGCACCGTGACAGCCTGGAGGGCTGTAGGGAAAGCGGAGCCACGAGGGCGTGGGTGCGAGAGCCGTGGGCCGAGTCTGGGACCAGGACCCAGAAGTGATTCAAATGAGGCTCCTCCTTGGGTCGCGGCCGACAGCTGGGTGGGGGAGCCGGTCGCAAGGGACTGACTTCTGTTCCGATGCCTTGGCcactgggaggggagggcagagatgtGCCGGGGGTCCCCGTAGAGGACACTGGCGGTCCCTCCGGGCACCGTGCCTGCCGCAGAGAATCTTTGGGGtgaagcagggaggcaggccctGGATGGACCTGCCCACGCCTCTGTGAGACCTCTTGGTGTGCAGCCACCAGAAGGGTCAGGACTGAGAGTCCTGGGGGCAGAGGAGCAAAGCAGAACATGGCACAGCCCCTGCCCCGCGGCCTctggccccccagccccagccccagccccagcaggaaGGCGATGGGGCACGGTGGCTGCGGCCCCTCCTGCAGCAGCACGGCCCCTTCCCGGCCCCACCTGCCCTGCTGGGTTCTCCTCCTGATCTCTGTGGCCCAAAAGAGGATGTTGGCGAGGACACTGCCCTGTGCCCGCTGTCAGGTGTCGGCCCCAAACAGCCCGTTTCTCCCCACATCCTGCTCAGTGTTTGTCAGCTGCTGCCTGgcctgtggtgggggaggggtggtgtggCCTTGAGTCTGCTGAGTTGGGTCATAGTTGGGTCATGGGGATCCAGAAGCCCAAGGTCAGGAGCAGGCTTGGGTGGGGCTGGCCCACCTATCTGTTAACTCCGATGGCAGGTGTCCTGACGATCTTGGACCCCTGTGTCCCTCTACTCAGCTGTGTCCCCACCCGGTGTCGCCAGCCTTTCCTCCTGGGCTTTGTGCGAGGTCTCGGGTGATGACTGGGGCTTGGGTGCACACACACGCGGGGCCCAGGGCTTGGGTTCCGAGGTTCCCATGGCCCGCTGACCGTCCTCCTCGGCCCACAGGTGCCCTGTAAGTCGGGTCTGTCGAGCCTGGCTGGCGTCAAGGTGGAGAGGCAGACGTTCGGGGAAGCCACCAAGCAGCCGGGCATCACCTTCATCGCGGCCAAGTTCGACGGCATCCTGGGCATGGCCTACCCCCGCATCTCGGTCAACAACGTGCTTCCCGTCTTTGATAACCTGATGCAGCAGAAGCTGGTGGAGAAGAACATCTTCTCTTTCTACCTGAACAGGTGGCGTGGGAGGGGCTCGgcccccggggggaggggctcgggcctcacccctcctcccagctctgcggggctCAACACTGGGGGCTTgggctgcccacctcccctctcggCACCGGGCTGCGGCTCCTGACCTGCAGCCTCTGACCGGGAAGGGGACTGGTCACTCCTTTACAGACGAGTGGGGAGCCCTCTGGACAGGCTGTGGGGCCGGGGCTTCCCGTCAGCGGCTCGGGCTGTGGGCCCAGGATCTCGCTCAGTGGGCCCCCCTCCGGCAGAGCCAGACCTTGGTCAGGGCTCATGGTCAATCAGCCCGGGCTTCCCTGAGTCTGATGGTGGGCGATGTGGCCCCAGAGTCACTGACGGCCCAGAGGGAACAGAGCCACAAGCTCCAAACTGTGGCCAGACCTCCAGAGGTGaggggcttcccagaggaggtgacccCGGTGGGGCCCTCAGTGCCAGATGCTGCTAGAGGGAACCACGGCCTAGGGTTGATGGTGGGGAGCGGCCCCCACCAGCCGCCCCTTGGCAGCTATGCCGAGTGTCCCAGTGGCCTTGGCCCTGCACGGAAGGGTGGGTGATCTGTGTGCTGCGCCCTCGAGAAGAGGCCCCCGGTCTCCGTCGGGGCAGTGCCACAGGTCCCGATGAGGGTGTGCTAAGGACGGATGTAGGTGACCCCTGACGGCTGGTGGCCACTGTCTGCatgccccctcctcaccctcgGGGTCCAGCCCCAGGCACTCCGGCCGAGTGCCTGCCCGGAAGCCTCCCCTCTTGCCCGGCTCCTCCCGTCAGCATGGGGGCCACCCTCAGGGGTAGTTCAGCAGCCATGTGAGGCAGAGTCCCCTGCCAGAGGCCAGGTGACCCCAGGCCGCTGAATAGGGTGGGGTCTTTCCTGTGAGCCCTCGGGCCCAGGCTCAGGCCTCCCTGggtgagggtggaggggcagggcagcAGGTGCGGAGCAGATGGAAGCCAGCCGTGTGGTTTCCCTGCCGGGATTTCAGGGGTGAAGcctgggggagggcaggcggACGGGGCTTGGCCGGGTGTTTCTGAGTGGGGCCCGGCCAGGAGGAAGGTGAGTCCGGCGCAGAGTCTGGAGCAGTCTGGAGGCGGGAGCAGGGCCAGCAGTGCAGGCTGTATGTGGGGAAGCTGAGAGGTGAGGGGGAGCGGGAGCAGTTGGGTGAGGGCAAGGGCATCCTTGGGAACAGTaggtacaaaggccctggggcaggaatgaGCGGGCTCAACTCCCCGTGCTGCCCAGTGCCTCCCCCGGAAGCCTTCCCTGGTTGGTTTTTCTCAGGCAGCTGCGGCCCCCTTCCTTGGGCTCCCAGCATTCACTACCCCCGGCCGCTCGCCTGCCCCCGGCCTTGCTCACTGGCGGGCTGGGCACCTCTGCAGGCCTCACCGGGTGTGGGGTCGGAGCCCTGCCCCTCAAGAAGGGAGTCCTCCCCTCCTGTGCTCCCTCCGGGTCTTTACGTCTCTGCAGCGCCGCCCCCCCTCCTGGCTTGGCCCCAGCGTGTGGCTGTCCTGTCAGCAGTCAGGCTGGACCCACAGGGCGGGCGTGGGCAGCCCGCGCCCCAGGAGCGAGCGCGGCTGACTCCCACCCTCTCTTCCCCCAGGGACCCCGGCGCACAGCCCGGGGGTGAGCTCATGCTGGGCGGCACAGACTCCAAGTACTACAAGGGTCCCCTGTCCTACCTCAACGTGACCCGCAAGGCGTACTGGCAGGTCCACATGGAACAGTgagtgctgggcagggaggccggAGCTCGGACCCGCGGGGAGCCTGGCGTGCGGGGCCCTGCCCAGCCGCCCACTCAGCCGGCCTCTGGGTAGCTACAGCCCTCGGGCCCTGGCCCTGGGTGTCCGTTCCCACCTCCTGGTGCCCAGCTGTGCTCCTGGCCCCTGGGCTCTGACCCTCTGCTTGCGATCTCGAGGCCGGCAGTTAACCCACTCTTGATCTCTTGAGTCCGCGCCGCCGCTGCGCACAGCCAGAGTGGGGGCAGGCAGGGTCCCCGCAGGGCTGCGGTGTGGAGGTAGGACTGTCCCCCAAGGCCCGCCCTGAGCCCAGGCCCAGGCTAGCGTGCTCACACCCCCTTCCCTGCAGGGTGGACGTGGGCAGCAGCCTGACCTTGTGCAAGGGGGGCTGCGAGGCCATCGTGGACACGGGCACCTCCCTCATCGTGGGTCCTGTGGACGAGGTGCGCGAGCTGCAGAAGGCCATCGGGGCCGTGCCGTTGATCCAGGGCGAGGTGAGCGGGCCGGGCCGCGTGGACGGGGTGAGTGGGCCGCATGGACGGGGTGCCCTCGGTGCCCCCCGAGCTGTTCCGTTTTCTCTCCCTCAGTACATGATCCCCTGTGAGAAGGTGTCCACCCTGCCCGAGGTCACCCTGAAGCTGGGCGGCAAACCCTACAAGCTGTCGTCAGAGGACTACACGCTCAAGGTCagcgggggccggggcggggcggggcggaggccCCTGGGGCTGCGGGCCGGATGCTGACCACAGTGGCCCGCTCAGGTGTCGCAGGGCGGGAAGACCATCTGCTTGAGCGGCTTCATGGGCATGGACATCCCCCCGCCTGGCGGGCCGCTCTGGATCCTGGGGGACGTCTTCATCGGCCGCTACTACACTGTGTTCGACCGGGACCAGAACCGCGTGGGCCTGGCCGAGGCCACCAGGCTCTAGCTGCCCGCCCGCTGGGGAGTAAGGGGTCTGCAGGAGGAGGCTGGCCGCCCCCACCCTCCCGGCCACCCCTGCCGCACACACTCACGCTCAGACTCACACTCACAGCCCAGCTCTGCAGGCGCCGGGCTGTCGGGCTGCCGTTTTGTTCTGTGGTTTCCCCGGCCTTGGCGTGTCTGTCTGTCTAGTAGAGGGCGGGGTGTGGGGCAGCAGCCGCTAGGCTGACCCCGAGTCTGGAGCCACGTGACTGACTGGGAAGCCCCAGCCTGGCTTGGCCGCCCGTCGTCTTGCAGCcgggacccccctcccccaccccacccccagcccgtgCCTCGGGGGCCTGGCTGCCCAGGCAGGACTTCTGGActgagcccccaccccaggccaggcTGTTCTCTGGGCTTCTCCTCCTGGGGTCTGGCCTGGGGTCCAGAGCGGGGCACTGCTGGCCCATCTTCCCGTGTGGCCCATCGTGGAAGGGGCCTAAGGACAAGCAGGAAGGGGTTGGAAGGGTCGGGACTCAGGGACAAAAGGCAGCCTTGTGATGCCTTTGGGGTCCTCCTGGGGCTCGACCCCATCCAGGAGGGTGTTTGCTGGTGCCGgttggggaagaaggggaggaggggggctggtGCCACCTTCTGTGAGCTTTTCCCCTCTTGAGTGACCAGGAGCCAAAGTGAACATGGAAATATAGTCGTCTGGGCCTCTCTTTTCTGTGTTGGCGTGTTTTGTTGGCGGCGGGGGGAGGGCGGTTCTGAGTCTGGCCGTGGGAAGGAGCTGGAGTGGCTGGTGTGAGGCCGTGGTTCCCGAGGGCTGACTCACAGccgggcggggggcagggggaagcttTGGAGGTGCCCCGGCTCCCAGACCCCAGCCCTCAGACCCCCTGCCCTGAAACAGGATCCTGCAGGCTCGAGCTTGCTGCCCAGCCTCGCTGGCGGAGGCCTGGCGCGTCCTGAGGGCTGGGGCCTGGAGCCGCAGGATGTGGCCTTGGcgggagggttggggtggggctgGCGAGGTTGCCAGGGCCTGCTCTGGGCACGGGTCAAGGGGAGTGGCCCAGGTGAGTGGCTGCCATGCTTCCCCGGACGACATTTCACCAGCAGCGGGGCCCCGGGCTTCCCCAGCCCCCTGACGCCCATGAGAGCCCAGGACGCAGGCTGGCGAAGGGCTGATGGCAAGTGGGcagcctgcctccctctgggcctcctggCCACATCTGGACGCCATCTCTGCGCAAAGCAAGTCGACGTTGGAGCATGCCGGCCTGGGGGCCTGAGTCTCAGGGTTCAGGGGTCCCAAGTTAGGAGTCCCCTCAGGCTGCATTGACCTCCCCGCAGATCTGGCCTCTTGGGAGTTCACTGAGGGGGGCTTGGGCTCATCAGCCCAGAGGCAGCCGCACAGGCAGGAGGTTTGAAGGGATGAATGGGAGTTTCTGAGCCACTGGGACGATTCCCGCTGGGATCAGCGACTCCGGACACTTGCCtggagcctcccccacccccgcaggtGTAAGGGAAATAGCAAATACGACCGATGTCCACGTCCTGGGGCTTCTCAGCCTTCAGTGCTGTGGCTGTCCTTGGCCTGGCCCTAGGGAGGCAGGGACTGCACCCCAGAGCCAGGCCCTAGCTGGCTCCTTCAACAGACACTCGACCAGATTTGCAAGGAGGCTTACAAACACATGCCCTGTGTTCCCTGCACCGGAaacatgagcagggagctggCGGGCCTGCTGGGGAGACGGTGTCATCCAA comes from Mustela erminea isolate mMusErm1 chromosome 9, mMusErm1.Pri, whole genome shotgun sequence and encodes:
- the CTSD gene encoding cathepsin D translates to MQPPSLLLLVLGLLAAPAAALVRIPLYKFTSVRRTMSELGGPVEDLIARGPISKYSQGVPSVVGDPVPEVLRNYMDAQYYGEIGIGTPPQCFTVVFDTGSSNLWVPSIHCKLLDIACWIHHKYNSGKSSTYVKNGTSFDIHYGSGSLSGYLSQDTVSVPCKSGLSSLAGVKVERQTFGEATKQPGITFIAAKFDGILGMAYPRISVNNVLPVFDNLMQQKLVEKNIFSFYLNRDPGAQPGGELMLGGTDSKYYKGPLSYLNVTRKAYWQVHMEQVDVGSSLTLCKGGCEAIVDTGTSLIVGPVDEVRELQKAIGAVPLIQGEYMIPCEKVSTLPEVTLKLGGKPYKLSSEDYTLKVSQGGKTICLSGFMGMDIPPPGGPLWILGDVFIGRYYTVFDRDQNRVGLAEATRL